The Podarcis muralis chromosome 16, rPodMur119.hap1.1, whole genome shotgun sequence genomic interval gcgctaatccgcttagccgctaatagggttgcttcgcaagaagaaaaaaacgcaagacgaagagaatcgcggaacggattcttttcgtcttgcgaggcaccactgtacctttgtAAATAAAAACTCAGGCCTTGCTAGCTTCACAGCGTTCCTATGGCAGCAGTTTTGCACATGTCTAGTCACAGCGAGAGATGTGTTTAATGACATCATGATGTTAGCTGAGCACAGAGTATTTAAAGCCATCATTCCATCTTCTGGGGCCTGAAAGGTATTGAGCCTGCTGCTAAGTGGGAATCCACAAACTTTATAAAGGTAGACTCACACAGAGGGTACATTCTGGGCTGTCTTAGGAATGCTCTTTTGTAACAAGTAAATTCCCTTGTATTTAACTTTTGAGTAGACCATAGCGTTAAACTGCCAGCGGATGAAAAATATTGGTGGGGTAGTGTTTTTAAACATTCATTTTATTATCTGCCCTTTACTGTAAGTACCCAAGGCAGATTTAAAAGCACAAgccatttcagtgcaaagcaatGCAgcacaacttcttcttcttcttcttcttcttcttcttcttcttcttcttcttcttattattattattattattattattattattattattattattatccttcagcagaaggtcccaaatgcCTTTTGGATTTGAGCTGAATGAGAGCATTTACTTTCTGCTGTTGGAACCTGAAAGATGTTTTGCATAGGCGAGCTGGATCTCTGTCTTGCAGACTGATCTTGCTAACCTGCAATTTTAACAGCAGACTACCTTGTGATGCTGCCATTAGGCTCTCTTTCTTAGCCACAACCCGACCCCCAAGCTGTAATATTTGGATAATGTagactgcactggaaaagcaataaaatacaatgagAGTGCAAGCCTCTTCAAGTTTACTTAGTTTGGATGTAGCCTCTGCGCTAGGGATCCAAATGCATTGCTTTATTTAGTGGTGTACACAGGCTGattccaaattttaaaaatacagatccAATTAGCTTCCTTTTAAATCtgaattggggacgcgggtggcgctgtgggtaaaagcctcagcgcctagggcttgccgatcaaaaggttggcggttcgaatccccgcggcggggtgcgctcctgtggttcggtcccagcgcctgccaacctagcagttcgaaagctcccgggtgcaagtagataaatagggaccgcttactggcgggaaggtaaacggcgtttctgtgtgcggctctggctcgccagagcagcgatgtcacgctggccacgtgacccggaagtgtctgcggacagcgctggcccccggcctcttgagtgagatgggcgcacaaccctagagtctgtcaagactggcccgtacgggcaggggtacctttacctttacctttaaatctgaATTAGATGGTTTGTTTCACCTACAAAGAGCTCAAGAGTGGGATACGTGGTTCCCTTTCTCCCcactttctcctcacaacaaccttgtaaggtagaTTAGGCCAAGAGACAGCAACTGGctccaggctacccagaaaactTCAAAGTCCAGTGGGGATTCTTATTTCAGTTTCACAAAATCACAACACTGCCGTCATTTtgcaaatacttttatttttagcccttagaaaaatataaatttttttaaaagtctctttcCATCCAGTACCACATATTAAAAGTATAGAAAAGCATTAACAAAATGCTGGCTTTATTCTGAGTAACTGAAGATTCATCTCTTATTCCGTGCTCTGTGGATTCTCCTCCAAGGATCACTCAGGACAGCTGCAACTAGTATGAAAAATATCAGCATCAAGCCTTTGGCAAGAGTCTGAGAGTACGGTTCTCCTGAAAGACAGTTCGAAACAGTAATCAACTGTAGTAATAACATGACATGGTAGCTGATTTGTGTCTTGAGTCCTGTCATTCCAAAGCCAGAACCACCGCCGTAAAAGCCCTACTTGATGTCGCATTTGAACCTCTCACAATGAGATTCACCTGACTGCAAATATAGCACGGACTGATACTGAGCAAGGAAGTTCCTGTAATTAGTACATATCCCAATCTAGAACACCTACAAATTATTTAGTTGTAAGCTGTAAGGGATAAGGAACCTCCTTAGATTCCAGttcccgtcagccccagccagagtgGCCAAAGTGAGGCATGAtggggaattggagtccagcaacaccataACAAGGCTCAACACCCTTGTGTAAATAACCCATTTGAATGCTTGTCAAGAAACCACCAGGTTCCCTCTATCTTTTTACCAGTGTAGTAGCGTGTCAAGGGATAAAGAAGTTCTGGCCAGCAAACATCATTCCTCTTGCAGTCATATTCTGTGTAGTTAATCTGAAATCtgcaaaacagtttaaaataaagtCGTACAGTCagatggatgttgttgttttattagatTTGTAATTTTTTCCTGATGCTGGGGAATGCTACCTGTTGTTCATagacagtggggaggggggcaatgtATGTGCGTGTGATAGAGCCTTATTGTGTGATCACTACAATCAGGACCAGCAGAACACAGCTGACTTCCCATggtaagcatggggggggggggagcagcaacgGTGTTTACTTGTTCCAATTCTGTCTTATGCTATGCCCCCATGGCAGCCATATTGTTATGTCACAGCCCACTGCagctattttgtgactggtgcccacaacACTTTCACATAATTCAAAATGTGCTCTCTGTTcccaaaaggttggtgaccccggTCCAATGCATACACTGCGCCAAGCTACTCAGGTATCAAAATGACTACCCCTTTTTTCTATTAAGCCAAATTTAACTGATTTAACTGTTTAACtgatgctattattattactattatgattTATATACCTGgagatctcagggtggctcacagaataaaataaagatataaaaccacaaaataaataataaaaataaaaacaaccacccaatagcccccccccaaccacattttaaaaggacacaggatgtaaatcagatcaaccataGATATTAacacatctacagtggtgcctcgcaagacaaaattaatccgttccgcgagtctcttagtcttgcgtttttttcgtcttgcgaagcacggctattagcggcttagcggctattaacggcttagcggctttaagaaaaaggaaacaaactcgcaagaactcgcaagacgtttcgtcttgcgaagcaagcccatagggaaattcgtcttgcggaacgactcaaaaaacggaaaaccctttcgtctagcgagtttttcgtcttgcgaggcattcgtcttgcggggcaccactgtaatagaattaCAGTAACATAGCATCCAAGAATCCAagaatgagatgagcgcacaaccctagagtctggcaagactggcccgtacgggcaggggtacctttagcatCCAAGAGGGTTACCTTGTCTTTGGAACAGAGGGTTGTGCTGGTATTTTAATAAACTGCACTGCAGCAGAGATAGAAAGAGAGCTGGCTTTATCTTCACAGGCAATTGGACACTGAACTTGCCAGGTTACTGTTGAAATGCTAAATATGAAGAGAAAATCTGTATTACAAAACCTCAAGCAACAACACTACAATATTAGGCTACCGGCTGTTATAGCAGCTTTGATTTTGTCAATATCCTTACATAAGGTGACCAGTTAGATCTGCTTTAAAGTACAAAGGTCAACCTTACACTTGCATTTCACTTCAACTACTTTCTTGTAATGATTTTGAACATTAGATGGGAGCATTGTAATCAATTAGGCTAACATTTAAAAGGTAGCAATCTTAATATCCTTTGCGAGCAGGTGAGCAGGTAGTGAATTTATTGAATTGAATAAATAACTGTAAGTGATAGTTTTCCTAGTGCTCTGGTCAAAGGGCTCAAGTGTCTAGCATAACACATTGCATTGCCCCTCTTCTAGCAGAAAATGGAGATTGGTACAATACAAATCTACTTAATTTGCATAATGTTTTTTTATTGACCCAAGACTCTTCTCACCCAGTGCAGAGTATAACACAATGGATAAAACCATTGTAAATttgtgaaagaaaagaaagcagttcTGCCGAACATAGCTAGTTTTCTTACGTACCTGACCTGTACCCCAACTATCTCCTGCTGTGGAATCCCTTCTACTGCTCCAACAACAGCAGTGATAATTTGAATATTCAAGTGAGTAGGAATATCAAGGCAAATCCCTTTCAAATCTCCAAAACTTGCATTTGTATCTGCACCGAACGTATCTAAATCTGTTAATGGGGGGAAACATTGTTCTGAGAAACTATTGAACAGTGTTGAACAGCTTATCTTTTTCTTTCAAGGTTACAAGGGAAAAGgggcaatgttgttgttttcatttttttaaggggCAGGGCTAAATGAACACAATGAGATGACCTGCTGAGTAAACACACAGAGGACAGAATAATTActgtgtttttcgctctataagatgaagggggaaaatgaaggggaatgtgtgtgcgtcctatggggcgaatgcaggctttcgctgaagcctggagagcgaggggggtcggtgcgcaccgacccctctcgctctccaggcttcaggaagctatccgctagccgtgggagagctgcgcagcttgcggagagctgcctgcacctcAAAGTCtaagctcagcacgccccaggcttcgggcttcgcgcagctctctcacagcttgcggatagcagcctgttctgggggctggggtcgggggaagctcgggcttcccccaccccagccccacacctgggggggaaataaatttttttttccttatttcccccccaaaaaactaggtgcgtcctatgggctggtgcgtcctatggggcgaaaaatacggtaatcatgcTTTCCAGAAAACAGAGCAACCCTATACTCTTAAATACATGGAGATACTATTTTCTTGCATCTACATCCTGCCTGTCTTCAAGACAGCACACACATAGTTCCTAGGCAACTACCCATCCAGGTTCTgatcagacccagacctgcttagatTCTGCAAGCAGGTGACCTCATGTGTCTTCAGACTTTAACCTGGGACTACATGACACCACTGCATCCGATGGCCCCTCAATCAGTATAACAATTATTCTGtaatttcatttgttttaaaatatcaaaATTCAACTGCACAACTTTGAATCTAATATGGAAAAAATAGTCATGTTTGTGGTGTCTAAAATGTTACTATCTCAAAATGTTTATACATGTGGTGATGCCATATgctattaaattatttttttaatgggaatGACTTACTTTAACTAAATGAAAACTCAGCAATTGACTCAATGCTAGTGAATGTTGGTACTCACAAATAATTTCCACCCAATCATCTGGAGCACTAGTAGAGGAGTTCCCTCTCTTTCCAACATGAGTAGCTTGCACCAACGAATTAAGTCTTTTGGTAACATTCTCCCTGCAATAATGGAACTTGGAACATTACAATTATCCACACTTGAaaataaattaccatatttttcgccctataggacgcactattccacctccaaaaatgaaggggaaatctgtgtgcgtcctatggggcgaatacaggctttcgctgaagcttggagagtgaggggggtcggtgcgcaccaacccctctcgctctccaggcttcaggaagctatcagcaagcctggggagccctgcgggatttcccgcagggctccctaggctgcggatagcagcctgccgcccaccGTGTGGGGCGCCCTGAatcagagcgccccgcgcttcgggcagacatccacagcctggggagccctgcaggagttcccgcagggctccctaggctgcaggtagcagcctgctgcacggagcgcggggcgcgctgaagGAGAGCGCCCCGTGCtttgggcagacatcggccagccccacaagctcgggggacagcggggaggcggagcgccgccataccgTTGTTCCCCgccctggtttggtttccccgacctgttttttcctttatttccccccacaaaaaactaggtgcgtcctatgggacggagcgtcctatgggacgaaaaatacggtattcaggGTAGCAGAAACCAATGCAGCTTTGTTGATGAAAACATTGCTCTCCTTTAATGTCCTGGGATTTTTGTTTAGCCAAAGTGTGGTTTGTTTTATCATCCAAACCAAGCCCACAAGCTAATCATAGTCGGTTTTCTGGCAACAAACTTCAATTTGAAACCATGATTTGTTGATGGCTTATTTTAACTACACAACAGCCCTATTCAACCATGGTTTGGTTGTCCAACACACACTAAAGGCACAAAGCAAAACCAGCAGGAAATCAAAACACACTTTAGAGAAACAAGCTGCAGCTTGGATACTCATCTCCGTGATAATTCACGGTTTgctgaacaaaccatggttaaaagAAACCATGGCTAAGTGTTATGTTCAAATGTAACCAATGATAGAATGTCAATGTGAGATTAAAACTCCCTCATCACTTCAGACTTTCCACAAGtagaaaaagggaagaaaacacTCCATCTCACCTCAACTGATTGCAGTTGTCCTTAAGATCAACTTCTAAAATGCATCCAGAGATTGAATTTAGTCCGAACAAAATTGGTGTGAGACCTGCCGATGCACACAAGCCTTTGCCATCTACGTAACAGAAGTATTTGCTTGAGAAATCCTCATATCTTTTTCAGGTTCTTGCTTACAGTTTTATGTAATataatttttaaacaaaaattactaaggtgcacaataaaataataatgttgaGGTCTTACTGAGTTCACCTTTTTACATCCATTAGAAACAGAGATGTTTTAATTCAATCCAAGCTGAAGTGACTGAGCTGTCACAGAGCACTTCTACACAGGACCAAGACTATAACGCTGTTTCAGGAAAGCTTTTTAAATGGCAGATCTCAGCATTTCCCTTCTGAAGCATTTCAAAGGAAAGTGGTATGATATCAGAAGCAAAAGCAGAAAAGCCAACTAAGGCTTTAGGTAGAAACAGTGTCTAATTATCTCTGTATCTGCCATAGATCagataaatacatatttatagTTAGTTTTACAGTATATTTCGAATCAACAAAACACATCTCAACTCCAATTAcactgttataataataataaacaatttatttatttatttatttatctatctatccatcttcattatttataccccgcccaactggctgggtttccccagccactctgggcagcttaccttaaccaaacagtatagaaattagTGTTAGGGTGATAAACCTAATTCTGAAATGTTCATTTGTATCACGGTTCTATAACACTCCATATCAAAATGTAGTACCAGGCTTCCAAAGTTGCAAAATGGTAACAGCATCGGAAGAATTCAGATTTGCTGCTCTAATCGGTTTGCCAATTTGATAACCTATACAGAAAGAGATGGTTTTGTGTGAAGTTTTATAGATGTTAATCATTGATGACAAGCAATACTGTCAAATAACTGTGTTATAGTGCATTCTtagccatgtctgctcagaagtaaattttATTGAATTTAATGCTTAAACCCAGGTGAGGGGTTGGGATTGCAACCTTAAGTCTTCCTAGAGTTAACACCCAAAGCATCAGGTTTTGACATTTTCACTCCCCACATACATCATTACAAATATGTTGCATTTTCTCTGGTGAGCATATAAACACCACCAATGAGGCTTTTCACCTGGATTCCCAGACAATTCTTCTCTGCTTGTAGTGTTTACACTCACAAAGTTGACTGTGAATTTCTGTGTCAGTATttctgaaaaaggaaaaggatacaCAATAAATGCTAATGAAAAGGAATACCACTTTGTTGAACCTTTAATTCAGCAATTTTCATACAAATCATAACCTAAATTTTGATAGCTGCATCCTTAAAACCCGCTGCTATTTATCTGTTTATATATAGATCATTTCAAAGCTGATCTTTTCGTGATTTCTATACACCACTGCAGAGGGCAAGGTGTGCACTTTTCTGGATACATAGTATATATGATGGCTACAGGGCAACCCTTTCGTATTTGTAGCTACAGGAGAAGAACCTCAGGATATGATACAACCAGCACAAAGGATGTCCTGCTCTTTTTTGCTTGGTTTTTCTTTCAATGGGGCATATAGCAGACATGTGGCAGAATCTTTTCTCATCAAAATCAGGTAAACAAATGTCAAATCCAGTGAACTTCTTTTGTTGCACAGAGCTAGAGGTCTGTGAAAGCCCTCCTCAGAGGTCTTTTGCCTCACAGCATGCATGACTGGAGTTGATGGAGGCTCCACCTACTGAAATAGACCAAGCATGAAGCCATTTCCATTCTCCTGCCTCTGAAGCAAGTGGGAGAAGTTACCCAGAGGCAGTACTTGAACAGAGGCAGCAAAAAGAAACATTGCTCCCCTCCTCACTCTATTTGAACCGCATTCAATATCACCAGTTCTCCTTGGGTTTAAAAACAGTTTTGCCATGGGGGTCAGGATTTGCTGGTGTCATCTTACCAGCCACCGAGCTGAAAATTCTCTTTCATGTCACACTCCAATAATGTCTCAAGATTATGCCATATAAACAACAAGGATTGGGGAGTGGGAGAGAAACTGAGCAAggaatgcaaaaaagaaatatgATGGTACCTTCTGGACATACTGCTCCAGAAACGACGGTGACCTTTATTTCTATTATTCTCTTGCCTTCCCATATGATTGTATAATCTTCTCCAAAGGTCACATTTCTGCATTCTGAACACAAAAAAACAATTTGTATGAAATTCAAATTTCATTGTAATTTAAAGAAAGCTCTAGCGATCTGGTGATTTAGAGAGAGAGTTGAACACAGACTTACCTCTGCCAGTGCAGCTACTCACATCAGTGTCTTTCCTCTCATAGGTCACCTGTGGCTTGATGCTGTCTGGCAAGAAAACAAACAGATTATTGAGTGCAACAAGTCTGAAAAACAACCTGCAACAAAAGCAGATTGTAATTGCAGCAAGGGGGATCCCAGATGCAGAGTAAGACATACAGATGGTTTTCTGGAGCATAACTTGCACAGGGGGAAAGATTATGATTTATTCATAGACGTATTCATATATCTCCCACTCATAAAATATCAAGGTATTGCACTAcataaaataatgcaaaacaatgcaaaatatgaCTGGCTCatctaaaaaagaaaattgaaCTGAACAGGCCTGTCAGCATAAAAATGATGATGGATATGCAGCTTGCGTAGGATTCCTGAACCTAGCAACCAGTTGGTTGGGGAGGAGGTACTTGcagttctttcttcttttcaacaGATGACTTGACACTATCAGTCCCGATAGTGCCCTTTGTTGTCAGGACATGGTCTGAAAGCAGAGAAGGCAGCAAtcttgttgaagctaagcaggtcttcaGGTTGTGGTCAGTACCCAGACAGGAAATTATCTAGGACCTCTAGGCACACTACCTTGAGTTCGACCTACATGTATCTATATATTGTTGGTGGATCAGTGTTTGCAAGCTCATAGTACGATTTGGGAGAAGAGCCAGGTCAAATTATACCTTGCATCATTTCACTTCATTTTACTCCTGAAGATAAAGAACAGTTTAAGCCTGGCAGCCATGCCTGAAAACAATGGTCACAGGGATTAGAAAAGAACACTTCCATCAACCTCATTCTGATGGAGCAAAGAGCAATCTATTCTTTCTGATCTCAACGTACCTCCAGTACCGCTGTTTATTGCTATGTTAGGTGGCGTGCTCCCCACTCCATCACAAGCGCTGAGACATTCGGCTTCAAAATTCTGGAGGAAGGCAACAGGGGCATTTCTTGCACATTGCCCAGCTATGAATTGCTGCATCATATAAGAAGAAAAGAGCTGAACATCAGATTTGTTTTTGTGAAATTTGTTTTCTCTCCTAAACAAGCTCAACGCCAGCAGTAAAGAACTCTTTTTCATCTTGAGGGCCACTTCCTCAGTGGACAATTTTGGGGCGGGGGCTGCATTCCAGTGGTGGGTGCAGTCAGAGGCAAGACTGAGCAGGGCTAGAAGCAAAAGCAGGAGCAGCAATGGGTTTGGTTCTGTTCTTTGTACAGCAGGTCACACTGTAGCCCAGCCACACACAAGACAGCCTCTGCATCCCTTGtttcttcatccaggcaagcaggagtTCAAAGATGTGTTTTGGAAGGAGGAGTGTGACCGAGGGAGACTCCCAGAAGCCTGATTTAGGAGCTTGGTGGGTGCCATTTATCCCATGAGCCAGAGGTCCCTCACACTGCTCTAAGCAAACACAAAAAAGAgccaaggttggggggggggtgtcactcaCTCGAGCAGGCTGTCATTACCTGAGGAACTGTAAAATACCCATTCTGCACAGTCATAACTGGATCTCCTTGTCTGTAACCACTAGAAAGTTTTCCTGGGATGGTTTGTAAAGGTACTTTAAATGAAGAAACTCGGGGTGAAGAACtgcagaaaacatttaaaaaacaacaacaacccacatttGTATACTATTAAAGCCTTCAGTTTCTACAGAATCACAGCATTATGCTTGCTgagtggagagagaggagagagagaggagcttttCTTTCTCCCTTATAATTTTCAAACTCAGGATCCCTCAATGAAACTGATCAGAAGATTCAAGGCTGATAAAAAGAAGTATTCCTTCAGAAGTACATACTGTACTTCAGTCATCAAACACATTGCCACATGATGTTATGATAGCCTCTAGCTCAGATGGCTGAGTAGCCAGTCAGACTAGCGGCCACTGATAGATCAAAAGTAACATTCGTGTAAAACAGCAGAATGCCACTCAGTATCAGCTTGAGGGGGAGAAGAACGGAAGAGGACTGCTTCCTCCATATTCTGCTTGGCTGCCATTGgagccaggatgctggactagctgccAAGCCTTTGGTCCGATCCAACAGCCAGGCTCTTCTAATGTTTGTAGCGGTAGCAAGATCTGCTCAGCACATGAACTAAGAGGGAGCAGTGGGTAATGGCTGGAAGATCTCTGCagctggttctctccctcctcccaaatATGTCTTATTATCCTGTCTGTGGCAACAGGAAACAAGAGAATGTACAGCCTGTGTGAGAAAATTAAGAATAAAGCATGGGGCCGAGAAAGGGAACATCTGGGATGGAGAACCTggagctctccaggtgttgttagaaCGACTCACATCGGCCCCAGCTTGCATGGTCAGGATAATGCATGGTCAGGATAATGAGTTTCTGCCCAAAAAAACAACCAAGGAGCCGCAGATTCCCTACTCCATCCTACAGCATTTCTGAAGCTTCATTGGTGGGGACCTGAGCAAAAACCAGGACAGGGAGGAAGAGCTCTGTACCAGCCTGGGACCCTCCAAACGTTTTGGACTATGattcccattagcctcagccagcacagctgtgctGGTTGC includes:
- the TCTN2 gene encoding tectonic-2 isoform X4 yields the protein MLVRRLLWGLLAFFGAGAQDGNPGFQPSFIYMSGPVVTASLVSSPSDVFTIAVADNETGMLPLADCTGRNKTGDWSLNVTYQGNVSRVMVSLTRSLQLCTSNLTNCCTEALCLVEALQVSACRDSVVVAHLLIQAEIYANTSSGNVTGKGEDSTTVIPNQVFQPLGSCPCNLTAGACDIRCCCDLECTSEMKQLFNESCFKGIFGGDVSPPFDQLCSVQTGNSAPDWFPFLCVQSSISNTPFRGYFYHGAVSSPRVSSFKVPLQTIPGKLSSGYRQGDPVMTVQNGYFTVPQQFIAGQCARNAPVAFLQNFEAECLSACDGVGSTPPNIAINSGTGDSIKPQVTYERKDTDVSSCTGRECRNVTFGEDYTIIWEGKRIIEIKVTVVSGAVCPEEILTQKFTVNFVSVNTTSREELSGNPGYQIGKPIRAANLNSSDAVTILQLWKPDGKGLCASAGLTPILFGLNSISGCILEVDLKDNCNQLRENVTKRLNSLVQATHVGKRGNSSTSAPDDWVEIIYLDTFGADTNASFGDLKGICLDIPTHLNIQIITAVVGAVEGIPQQEIVGVQVSISTVTWQVQCPIACEDKASSLSISAAVQFIKIPAQPSVPKTRRTVLSDSCQRLDADIFHTSCSCPE
- the TCTN2 gene encoding tectonic-2 isoform X1; the encoded protein is MLVRRLLWGLLAFFGAGAQDGNPGFQPSFIYMSGPVVTASLVSSPSDVFTIAVADNETGMLPLADCTGRNKTGDWSLNVTYQGNVSRVMVSLTRSLQLCTSNLTNCCTEALCLVEALQVSACRDSVVVAHLLIQAEIYANTSSGNVTGKGEDSTTVIPNQVFQPLGSCPCNLTAGACDIRCCCDLECTSEMKQLFNESCFKGIFGGDVSPPFDQLCSVQTGNSAPDWFPFLCVQSSISNTPFRGYFYHGAVSSPRVSSFKVPLQTIPGKLSSGYRQGDPVMTVQNGYFTVPQQFIAGQCARNAPVAFLQNFEAECLSACDGVGSTPPNIAINSGTGDSIKPQVTYERKDTDVSSCTGRECRNVTFGEDYTIIWEGKRIIEIKVTVVSGAVCPEEILTQKFTVNFVSVNTTSREELSGNPGYQIGKPIRAANLNSSDAVTILQLWKPDGKGLCASAGLTPILFGLNSISGCILEVDLKDNCNQLRENVTKRLNSLVQATHVGKRGNSSTSAPDDWVEIIYLDTFGADTNASFGDLKGICLDIPTHLNIQIITAVVGAVEGIPQQEIVGVQVSISTVTWQVQCPIACEDKASSLSISAAVQFIKIPAQPSVPKTRFQINYTEYDCKRNDVCWPELLYPLTRYYTGEPYSQTLAKGLMLIFFILVAAVLSDPWRRIHRARNKR
- the TCTN2 gene encoding tectonic-2 isoform X5; this encodes MSGPVVTASLVSSPSDVFTIAVADNETGMLPLADCTGRNKTGDWSLNVTYQGNVSRVMVSLTRSLQLCTSNLTNCCTEALCLVEALQVSACRDSVVVAHLLIQAEIYANTSSGNVTGKGEDSTTVIPNQVFQPLGSCPCNLTAGACDIRCCCDLECTSEMKQLFNESCFKGIFGGDVSPPFDQLCSVQTGNSAPDWFPFLCVQSSISNTPFRGYFYHGAVSSPRVSSFKVPLQTIPGKLSSGYRQGDPVMTVQNGYFTVPQQFIAGQCARNAPVAFLQNFEAECLSACDGVGSTPPNIAINSGTGDSIKPQVTYERKDTDVSSCTGRECRNVTFGEDYTIIWEGKRIIEIKVTVVSGAVCPEEILTQKFTVNFVSVNTTSREELSGNPGYQIGKPIRAANLNSSDAVTILQLWKPDGKGLCASAGLTPILFGLNSISGCILEVDLKDNCNQLRENVTKRLNSLVQATHVGKRGNSSTSAPDDWVEIIYLDTFGADTNASFGDLKGICLDIPTHLNIQIITAVVGAVEGIPQQEIVGVQVSISTVTWQVQCPIACEDKASSLSISAAVQFIKIPAQPSVPKTRFQINYTEYDCKRNDVCWPELLYPLTRYYTGEPYSQTLAKGLMLIFFILVAAVLSDPWRRIHRARNKR
- the TCTN2 gene encoding tectonic-2 isoform X2 — protein: MLVRRLLWGLLAFFGAGAQDGNPGFQPSFIYMSGPVVTASLVSSPSDVFTIAVADNETGMLPLADCTGRNKTGDWSLNVTYQGNVSRVMVSLTRSLQLCTSNLTNCCTEALCLVEALQVSACRDSVVVAHLLIQAEIYANTSSGNVTGKGEDSTTVIPNQVFQPLGSCPCNLTAGACDIRCCCDLECTSEMKQLFNESCFKGIFGGDVSPPFDQLCSVQTGNSAPDWFPFLCVQSSISNTPFRGYFYHGAVSSPRVSSFKVPLQTIPGKLSSGYRQGDPVMTVQNGYFTVPQQFIAGQCARNAPVAFLQNFEAECLSACDGVGSTPPNIAINSGTGDSIKPQVTYERKDTDVSSCTGRECRNVTFGEDYTIIWEGKRIIEIKVTVVSGAVCPEEILTQKFTVNFVSVNTTSREELSGNPGYQIGKPIRAANLNSSDAVTILQLWKPDGKGLCASAGLTPILFGLNSISGCILEVDLKDNCNQLRENVTKRLNSLVQATHVGKRGNSSTSAPDDWVEIIYLDTFGADTNASFGDLKGICLDIPTHLNIQIITAVVGAVEGIPQQEIVGVQVSISTVTWQVQCPIACEDKASSLSISAAVQFIKIPAQPSVPKTRFQINYTEYDCKRNDVCWPELLYPLTRYYTVAAVLSDPWRRIHRARNKR
- the TCTN2 gene encoding tectonic-2 isoform X3; amino-acid sequence: MLVRRLLWGLLAFFGAGAQDGNPGFQPSFIYMSGPVVTASLVSSPSDVFTIAVADNETGMLPLADCTGRNKTGDWSLNVTYQGNVSRVMVSLTRSLQLCTSNLTNCCTEALCLVEALQVSACRDSVVVAHLLIQAEIYANTSSGNVTGKGEDSTTVIPNQVFQPLGSCPCNLTAGACDIRCCCDLECTSEMKQLFNESCFKGIFGGDVSPPFDQLCSVQTGNSAPDWFPFLCVQSSISNTPFRGYFYHGAVSSPRVSSFKVPLQTIPGKLSSGYRQGDPVMTVQNGYFTVPQQFIAGQCARNAPVAFLQNFEAECLSACDGVGSTPPNIAINSGTGDSIKPQVTYERKDTDVSSCTGRECRNVTFGEDYTIIWEGKRIIEIKVTVVSGAVCPEEILTQKFTVNFVSVNTTSREELSGNPDGKGLCASAGLTPILFGLNSISGCILEVDLKDNCNQLRENVTKRLNSLVQATHVGKRGNSSTSAPDDWVEIIYLDTFGADTNASFGDLKGICLDIPTHLNIQIITAVVGAVEGIPQQEIVGVQVSISTVTWQVQCPIACEDKASSLSISAAVQFIKIPAQPSVPKTRFQINYTEYDCKRNDVCWPELLYPLTRYYTGEPYSQTLAKGLMLIFFILVAAVLSDPWRRIHRARNKR